A region of Nitrospiria bacterium DNA encodes the following proteins:
- a CDS encoding polymer-forming cytoskeletal protein translates to MGQVAIIGQSIQIKGELTGNEDLTIDGTVEGNIELKDHSLTIGPNGNIKADINAKKVTIIGEVQGNVTAEETVEIRETGKLRGNIVSPRLVIADGAFFKGSVEMERKPGMAKDKPHRDEKPVSRPELLAVKP, encoded by the coding sequence ATGGGACAAGTCGCAATCATCGGTCAATCCATCCAGATCAAAGGAGAGCTTACGGGCAATGAAGACCTCACGATCGACGGCACCGTCGAGGGAAACATCGAGCTGAAGGATCACAGCCTGACGATCGGACCCAACGGGAACATCAAGGCCGACATCAACGCCAAGAAGGTCACGATCATCGGCGAAGTCCAGGGAAACGTGACCGCGGAGGAAACGGTCGAGATCCGGGAAACCGGAAAACTCCGCGGGAACATCGTCTCGCCACGACTCGTGATCGCGGATGGGGCCTTCTTCAAGGGAAGCGTGGAGATGGAGAGGAAACCCGGGATGGCGAAGGACAAACCGCACCGCGACGAGAAGCCCGTCTCACGCCCCGAGCTCCTGGCGGTGAAACCCTAA
- a CDS encoding class I SAM-dependent methyltransferase produces the protein MIPELHLSPSRTGTLKDPAKHLVPAAAAQIYPSSNLQRLLRMLSGIPKPHVLDLGRLSGSNIEWLIQKGYKVYVDDRITTLKPAPPPPPPSRTEKKIPAPAPLEPLEYDPALFDAVLCWDIFDYLAVKQAQELIAGIAKILKPRGLLLGFFNCNRAASPPPVRYRILGTDQLEYAPLAIQPLPRRMYENREIQELFDGFETVNSCFLKNQMREVLVQRRPG, from the coding sequence ATGATCCCGGAACTGCACCTTTCTCCTTCCAGAACGGGGACCCTCAAGGACCCTGCTAAACACCTTGTGCCGGCGGCCGCGGCCCAGATCTATCCAAGCAGCAATCTTCAACGCTTACTCCGAATGTTATCCGGAATTCCCAAGCCTCATGTCTTGGATCTGGGCCGCCTGAGCGGCTCAAACATCGAGTGGTTGATCCAGAAGGGTTACAAGGTTTACGTGGACGATCGGATCACCACCTTGAAGCCGGCTCCGCCACCGCCTCCGCCTTCGAGAACAGAAAAAAAAATCCCCGCCCCGGCCCCGTTGGAGCCCCTGGAGTACGACCCGGCCTTGTTCGACGCCGTCCTCTGCTGGGATATTTTCGATTATCTCGCCGTAAAACAGGCCCAGGAACTCATCGCCGGCATCGCGAAAATCCTGAAGCCGAGGGGACTCCTCCTCGGCTTCTTTAACTGCAACCGCGCCGCCTCCCCCCCGCCGGTCCGCTATCGGATTCTCGGAACCGATCAACTGGAATACGCACCCCTGGCCATTCAACCCCTGCCCCGCCGGATGTACGAGAACCGGGAGATCCAGGAACTCTTCGACGGATTCGAAACCGTCAACTCCTGTTTCCTCAAAAACCAGATGCGCGAGGTCCTGGTCCAGAGGCGACCGGGTTAG
- a CDS encoding PH domain-containing protein, with protein MRCPAAPTAPSIKIVTAFVLALTAVFLVLSSYRPELWVAGLILAGLSLGCYLRAPVAYELSNSELTVVYRLGQRRFKPVVNCARVHPPFSMAVRLWGNGGLFAGTGIFWNRTHGIFRAYVTRAKPSELVLVETEDQKILISPEHPGRFVEAAGDSKGVSDPFRRSGQGQRSNPVASGPGPRASGF; from the coding sequence CACCGTCGATCAAGATCGTGACCGCCTTCGTACTGGCCCTGACCGCCGTGTTCCTCGTCCTCTCGAGTTACCGCCCTGAGCTTTGGGTCGCCGGCTTGATTCTCGCCGGTTTGTCCCTCGGCTGCTATCTTCGCGCCCCCGTGGCCTACGAATTGTCGAACTCCGAGCTGACCGTGGTGTATCGGCTGGGCCAAAGGCGTTTCAAGCCCGTCGTCAATTGCGCTCGGGTTCATCCGCCGTTTTCGATGGCCGTCCGCCTTTGGGGAAACGGGGGACTGTTCGCCGGGACCGGGATCTTCTGGAATCGGACCCATGGAATTTTCAGGGCCTACGTCACAAGGGCCAAGCCCTCCGAACTGGTCCTGGTTGAAACGGAGGATCAAAAGATCCTTATCAGCCCGGAGCATCCCGGACGCTTTGTGGAAGCGGCCGGAGATTCGAAGGGGGTGTCGGACCCTTTCCGGCGCTCGGGTCAGGGACAGAGGTCTAACCCGGTCGCCTCTGGACCAGGACCTCGCGCATCTGGTTTTTGA